A single window of Streptomyces griseoviridis DNA harbors:
- a CDS encoding ArsA family ATPase → MSRLQVVSGKGGTGKTTVAAALALALATEGKRTLLVEVEGRQGIAQLFETEALPYEERKIAVAPGGGEVFALAIDPELALLDYLQMFYKLGSAGRALKKLGAIDFATTIAPGVRDVLLTGKACEAVRRKDRGGRFVYDYVVMDAPPTGRVTRFLNVNDEVAGLAKIGPIHNQAQAVMRVLKSPETAVHLVTLLEEMPVQETSDGIAELRAARLPVGEIIVNMVRPQVLDAADLELVREVPRTAVAQALSAAGLGGARRGGKAEQLVDPLLEQAAEYAERHALEHEQRAALAELGLPLRELPLLAEGLDLAGLYELATELRNQGKS, encoded by the coding sequence GTGAGCAGGCTCCAGGTCGTCAGCGGCAAGGGCGGGACCGGAAAGACCACGGTCGCCGCGGCTCTCGCGTTGGCTCTCGCGACGGAGGGGAAGCGGACGCTTCTCGTCGAGGTCGAGGGCCGCCAGGGCATCGCGCAGCTATTCGAGACGGAGGCGTTGCCTTATGAGGAGAGGAAGATCGCCGTCGCGCCGGGGGGCGGGGAGGTGTTCGCGCTCGCCATCGACCCCGAGCTGGCGCTCCTCGACTACCTCCAGATGTTCTACAAGCTGGGCAGCGCGGGGCGGGCCCTGAAGAAGCTCGGCGCGATCGACTTCGCGACCACCATCGCGCCGGGCGTGCGGGACGTCCTGCTGACCGGCAAGGCGTGCGAGGCGGTCAGGCGCAAGGACAGAGGCGGACGGTTCGTCTACGACTACGTCGTGATGGACGCGCCCCCGACCGGCCGCGTCACCCGCTTCCTGAACGTGAACGACGAGGTGGCGGGCCTCGCGAAGATCGGCCCGATACACAATCAGGCGCAGGCCGTGATGCGGGTGCTGAAGTCGCCCGAGACGGCCGTGCACCTGGTGACGCTGCTGGAGGAGATGCCCGTCCAGGAGACCTCCGACGGCATCGCCGAGCTGCGGGCCGCGCGGCTGCCGGTGGGCGAGATCATCGTGAACATGGTCCGCCCGCAGGTGTTGGACGCGGCAGACCTGGAACTCGTACGGGAGGTGCCGCGCACCGCCGTCGCCCAGGCGCTCTCCGCCGCGGGTCTCGGCGGGGCCAGGCGCGGCGGCAAGGCGGAGCAGCTGGTGGACCCGCTCCTCGAACAGGCGGCCGAGTACGCGGAGCGGCACGCGCTGGAGCACGAGCAGCGCGCGGCCCTGGCCGAGCTGGGTCTTCCGCTGCGCGAACTGCCGCTGCTCGCCGAGGGGTTGGACCTCGCGGGCCTGTACGAACTCGCCACCGAGCTGCGCAACCAGGGGAAGTCATGA
- a CDS encoding ArsA family ATPase: protein MSPQPAQPDDSARHRIAPARVLDVDPLIDDPQTRIVVCCGSGGVGKTTTAAALGLRAAERGRKVVVLTIDPARRLAQSMGIDSLDNIPRRVKGIDDTAGGELHAMMLDMKRTFDEIVEAHADQERAAAILSNPFYQSLSAGFAGTQEYMAMEKLGQLRARDAWDLIVVDTPPSRSALDFLDAPKRLGSFLDGKLIRVLLAPAKVGGRAGMKFLNVGMSMMTGALGKVLGGQLLKDVQTFIAAMDSMFGGFRTRADATYKLLQAPGTAFLVVAAPERDALREAAYFVERLAAERMPFAGLVLNRVHGSGADRLSAERALAAAENLVESGIVDQDDGKAGLRNAPDNAPDNGPDPYDGSDSAAGSDPSTGPGPSAGSDSTAGSDSAAGSDPSTRSEPSAGSTHPVDDDAGQGVDRLTAGLLRLHAERMRLLSRELRTRGRFTARHPEVAVAEVAALPGDVHDLAGLRDIGDRLAANRSERFDAADG, encoded by the coding sequence ATGAGTCCACAGCCGGCGCAACCCGACGACAGCGCGCGCCACCGTATCGCCCCCGCGCGCGTGCTCGACGTCGATCCGCTGATCGACGACCCCCAGACGCGGATCGTGGTCTGCTGCGGCTCGGGCGGGGTCGGCAAGACGACGACGGCGGCGGCGCTGGGGCTGCGGGCGGCGGAGCGGGGCCGCAAGGTGGTCGTCCTGACCATCGACCCGGCCCGCAGACTCGCGCAGTCCATGGGCATCGACTCGCTGGACAACATCCCGCGCCGGGTGAAGGGCATCGACGACACGGCCGGCGGCGAACTGCACGCCATGATGCTCGACATGAAGCGCACGTTCGACGAGATCGTCGAGGCGCACGCGGATCAGGAGCGGGCCGCGGCGATCCTGTCGAACCCCTTCTACCAGTCGCTCTCGGCGGGCTTCGCGGGCACGCAGGAGTACATGGCGATGGAGAAGCTGGGGCAGCTGCGGGCCCGCGACGCGTGGGACCTGATCGTCGTCGACACACCGCCGTCCCGCTCGGCGCTCGACTTCCTGGACGCGCCCAAGCGGCTCGGGTCGTTCCTGGACGGCAAGTTGATCCGGGTGCTGCTCGCGCCCGCGAAGGTCGGCGGCCGGGCCGGGATGAAGTTCCTGAACGTCGGGATGTCGATGATGACCGGCGCGCTCGGCAAGGTGCTCGGCGGGCAGTTGCTGAAGGACGTGCAGACGTTCATCGCGGCGATGGACTCGATGTTCGGCGGCTTCCGCACCCGCGCCGACGCCACCTACAAGCTGCTCCAGGCGCCCGGCACGGCGTTCCTCGTGGTCGCGGCCCCGGAGCGGGACGCGCTGCGGGAGGCCGCGTACTTCGTGGAGCGGCTGGCCGCCGAGCGCATGCCGTTCGCCGGTCTGGTGCTCAACCGCGTGCACGGCAGTGGCGCCGACCGGCTGTCGGCCGAGCGGGCGCTCGCCGCCGCGGAAAATCTTGTGGAGTCCGGCATTGTGGATCAGGACGACGGGAAAGCTGGACTTCGTAACGCTCCCGATAATGCTCCCGATAACGGTCCCGATCCGTACGACGGTTCAGACTCCGCCGCCGGTTCGGACCCCTCCACCGGACCAGGACCGTCCGCCGGTTCGGACTCCACCGCCGGTTCAGACTCCGCCGCCGGTTCGGACCCCTCCACCAGATCAGAACCGTCCGCCGGTTCCACGCACCCCGTGGACGACGATGCGGGCCAGGGTGTCGACCGGCTCACCGCAGGGCTGCTGAGGCTGCACGCCGAGCGGATGCGGCTGCTCTCCCGCGAGCTGCGCACGCGTGGCCGCTTCACCGCCCGCCACCCCGAGGTGGCCGTGGCGGAAGTGGCCGCGCTCCCCGGTGATGTGCACGACCTCGCGGGGCTGCGGGACATCGGTGACCGGCTCGCGGCCAACCGGTCGGAGCGGTTCGACGCCGCCGACGGCTGA